TCGGAGCTAATTAAAGAGCAGAAACCCGATGTGTGCTGGAAGTCGATGGGTAGGTGCTGAATTCGGTCTGTTTTCTGTagaaatattcattaaaatgcattaataaataaagatatatCCTGAATTTGGTAACACATTACCAACACAGCAATGTGTGGGCAGTTTCCACACAGAGGATTAGACTGTGTTCTGCTTTGTTACAGGAGGTGGAGAGACTGTGACTTTATTGTTCTCACCCAGAAAAAACAGGTCACGTCTCAATATTTAGACTTTTTCCGAGCCGTTTATTTGCGTTGCATGCAGCACATTCCAAACTGTTTACTGACAATTTGGGGCAGAGTTAGTGATTCTGGGAGTTCTGGGTAAAAAGCATGCATAGACTGATGTAGATTTTTAGATGAGTTGAGGCTTTGAACTGTGAACTGTACCATCTCAGCAGGTGAACTCATCTTAAATCTGATCTATATGTCTAACATTTCTCATGCTGAAGGTGCTGTAAGGGCATTTTAGGATtatttaaaggacccatatcccacattttccttgtattttCAAGTCCACGCATATCATTCACATCTAAGTCATTGTTTTCTGGCTCTATAATGATATTTATATAatgatattatataataattataataaaattagaaaatattgcattttaacAGGACCCTTAGCTCACCGCGGCTTTGCCTAGAGCACCTCAGATGGAGTTCAGCCACTGCCCACGGACCCGACTGCAAGCATGTGGGTTCTGTGCTCTTTATGGTTTCTGGACTGTCCAGTAAAGACCCGGCAGACGGAGGTCTGGCAGATGGAGGTCCAGCTGAGGAGCGCTGGAGAGGTTCtccaaaataaagtgtgagGCAGTTTTTGATCGATGTAAACTCAGAACTTACTGACCGAACTGACAACTCGACCACAGCTCTGACCTCCTGACAGTGAGGATCAATAGCTGTGATTGCTGTGTGATATGAAGGGAAGGTGACGGGAGGCGGATGAGGCTGCATCACCCCCGTCACGCACCCCCCGTCTACTCCGATCGTCAGCCCACTGCTCCTCCTAATGCTCCTGAGGGTCCCGCTGGCGTTTGCTCTGCAAGAGGCCCCTCCAGTCATCCTCCCAGGAGAGGAGCCGTCGCTGTGCCGGGTCGGCTGGGAGGTGCTTGTTGTGGCAGGAGGTGAAGAGAACGTGTTCCCAGGCCGGGTTGGGTTCTGCGCCTGGAGGAGGAGACGTTATGGTAAGAATTCTGAGTAATAAGTGCGGTTCGGTTCTGCGGACCAGGACGGAATCTTAGTCACCATGGATATCGGGCTTGTCGTCGATGAGGACGTCCCCGGTCACTACCGTCTTGTCTCGGGTCAGAATGATCTGCTCCAGGAAATCCGGTCCCAGGTGCTTCTCCACCCAGGCGAACTGTGGACACAGACACATAacattagaagaaccctttcaggaTGCAAAGGGGGGGCAGTGCTGTGATGCAGTGGTAGGCGATACTGCAAAaacataacatcacaaaaagaAATCTCATGATTCAGAAAAACGTCACGACGATTATTTATTCTGACCTCTGGATAAAAAGAACAGCAGCGCTTTTAAAACCCTGTCAGTAACTGAGATTATAGATGATTTCTGTTCAGGCCTGTTCggcgtccacatacttttgtgtGCCGCAGCTTCTTTCACCCACTTTAaaaccagagagagagtcaggcTCACCTTCTCGTACGGACAGTACGTGTAGTGTTTGATGGGGCTGGTGCAGATGAAGACATCTGTGCTGCAAGGAGAAATGGCGTCTGTTACTCAGAGTCTGAAGACCAACAGGTCCACTTTCTCTGGCTTGTTGTGGTTTTATGGTTCACAGCACAAGGGTGTTTGGCTGATTCTGATTGGTCTAATTTATCTAAAGCAGTTACTcactctgttttattatttcaacataaaagtGATTAATCTTTCAGTCATGCTCCTCACCTGTGTTAACCTGCTCTAACCTGCTGTAATCTGCGTTACCCTGCTCTAACCTGCCTTAACCTGCTCTAACCGGCGTTAACCTGTGTTAACCTGCTCTAACCTGCTTTAACCTGCGCTAACCTACGTTAACCTGTTCTAACCTGGTCTAAACTGCTCTAACCCTAACCTGCTCTAACCTGCGTTAACCTGCTCTAACCTGCTTTAATCTGCTCTAACCTATATTAACCTGCTCTAACCCTAACCTGCTCTAACCTGCTTTAACCTGTTTTAACCTGCGCTAACCTGCGTTAACCTGCTCTAACCTGTTCTAACCTGCGTTAACCTGCTCCAACCTGCTTTAACCTGCTCTAACATGCTCTAACCTGTGTTAACATGATTAACTGATGAAGTCAATCTCTGCTGTTCTTACTTCTCCATCCTGGACATCTCCTTCACAGCTTCCACCCCTCCTGGAAGAGGATCCAGCTCTATGAAGAAGTTTTTGGACTCCCAGATGCCAATGGCTTTCTCCTGCAGGACACACGGTCCATTTACATCACTCAGCtccaacagccaatcagaacattaTAGAGTCACATAAACAACAAAGGAATGTAAAAGCATTCACACACAGCTCATAGtggggcggggctaaactgctgtaggttgaatgtgtggagctaacctgctgtaggctgaatgggtggagctaaactactttaggctgaatgggtggagctaaactgctgtagctgaatgggcggggctaaacagcGGTaagatgaatgggtggggctaaactgctgtaagatgaATGGGcgggggctaaactgctgtaaaatgaatgggcggggctaaactgctgtgtaaCTCACACAGAGGTCGCTCCTCAGCTCTCCATACTGCGTGGACACCCAGAACCCCCTGCGCTCCTCGAGGCTGATGTAGGGCTCGTGCGGGTACCTCTGCCTGTACTTCTTCAGGAACCCCCCCTCGAAGTCCGCGATGACCCCGTCCATGTCCACCAGCACCCTAAGCCTCCTGTTGGTGTGGGCGCTCAGACTGCGGACAGAGGCGGAGCTACAGATGCGGCGCGCGACCCGAGCCAGCTGCAGCGGCATAGCGTACTGCTGAAGGGAACACGAGCCTCTCCGAACCAGCACAGATCCGAAACTACAGGTCCTCAACAGCCAGCTGCTTCTCGCCGAGCCTCTCAGACCTGCTGAGGCCTCATCCTGCTGCACTCCTTCTGCCTCGTGCCTGCGGTTTCAGCGCCGCCTGTGTGCCGCATGCCGTGTCCGGGCTGGTCAGAGCTGATTCTGgctcccctcccccctctctgaaGTTTACAGCGCTGCCTCACAGTCTCTGCAGCGGCGCCCGGTCTGATTCAATCAGAGACCCGAGATTCCGCCTCTGAGTCTCCGCCGCAGCGCCGAGCTCCCGCCGGCGCTTGGGTCAAGATAATTTGTGAAAGACGAGATGCGCCACTCACTTCCGGAAACAATCCCGGCAAAGAGACACAAGAAGGCGCTACagctaataatataatataataaggaAAAAgcgaaaataaaagaataatcaTAACAATTCACTCAATAATATGTTCTCctcttaaactctcctctaaaggttcttcatagaacacgatcctcatatgtttcatatctaaacgctccattatcttcatcactactttccaaatccgctgcagcagcttcagcagctgtagaCTGTCTGatgccgtttcacacgagtctctgatgtggactgaatgaagaatgaagggtttccggcgtgacggtcagtccttagtgatttcctgagtatccgtcggtcagtttcacacagaatgtagacgaacacacgaatccaccagctccacactGTGAGAGACAGATGACGTGTACCTCAGCGCCTcctcataggctcataactctagATGTGAGTCTCATATAATCTCGTCaagagatggaatggaaagggcggctctacggattctgGAAGGGCTTAAACTGGATTACTCGGCTGGATCATCgcaaagagacacacacagatatagagACAGAGGATTTGATGCAGGGGTACGTTTGTCGACCCCAGAAGGTTAATAAGATTAAAGATGATTATGGGTGATAATCTGCATTCcttcagtatttattgtatattatcTCATATATTGAGTCTCTTCCTAATGATGTTGGTAGTgaatcttctttttcttctttcggctgctccctttaggggtcgccacagcagatcatctacctccatcttgccctatccattgcctcctctactttcacaccaaccatctccatgtccaccttcactacatccataaaccttctctgaggtctacctcttctccttctacctggcagctccatctccaacattctttgcccaatatatccactattcctcctcaacacatgtccaaaccatctcaacctggcctctctggctttatctccaaactgctccaccttcactgtccctctgatctgctcatttctaatcttgtccagccttgtcactcccaacgaaaatctcagcatcttcatctgtgccacctccagctcagcctcctgtcttttagacagagccacagtctccaaaccatacatcatagcaggatgcactactgtcttgtaaaccttccctttcactcttgctgctatccttctgtcacacatcaaccctgacatccgtctccacccactccatcgtgcctgcaccctcttcttcacctcttttctacattgTCCATTGCTCTAGATGGTTGagccaagatatttgaagtcatccacctttacaacctctactccttgcatcttcacctttccacctgcctccctctcattcacacacatgtattccgtcttatctctactgactttcattcctctcctctccagtgcaaacctccacctctccagattctcttccatctgctctctactctcaccacagattacaatgtcatctgcaaacatcatggtccatggagcctcctgcctgacctcatctgtcaacctgtccatcaccatttgAATATAAGGATAAAAGCCTTTATTCCAGCTCCTGAAACCCTAAGCAGTGGGAGAGCAGGTCAGGTATATCTACCTGCAGAGAGAATGTTCTGATGAAGTGTATTTTACATTAAGCCAATAAAAACAGTTTAACTGGTAGCTGCACTCATTTCATTACACAGCTTATCTGTTCAGCTGCTTTACTGGCGCGCTGGTTCCCCTGC
This portion of the Pygocentrus nattereri isolate fPygNat1 chromosome 13, fPygNat1.pri, whole genome shotgun sequence genome encodes:
- the LOC108414741 gene encoding 5'(3')-deoxyribonucleotidase, mitochondrial, producing the protein MPLQLARVARRICSSASVRSLSAHTNRRLRVLVDMDGVIADFEGGFLKKYRQRYPHEPYISLEERRGFWVSTQYGELRSDLCEKAIGIWESKNFFIELDPLPGGVEAVKEMSRMENTDVFICTSPIKHYTYCPYEKFAWVEKHLGPDFLEQIILTRDKTVVTGDVLIDDKPDIHGAEPNPAWEHVLFTSCHNKHLPADPAQRRLLSWEDDWRGLLQSKRQRDPQEH